The genomic region CCAATCGCAAAAACAAGGTGATTCCCGCAAACCCAACACCAGCAATAATCGCCACAATATTGCCCGTAAATCCAGCCGGTGAAAGCTGGTCCCGGAAAAAGAACAGCATCCCGAGCAAACACCCCGAAATTGCCAACCAGTCCAATTTTCGGATGCGCTCTTGCAGAAGTGGCCAGGACAACAACGCCACATAAATTGGCGCCATGGATTGCAACAAAATCGTGTTAGCCGCAGTGGTTAATTTGGTCGCCACGACAAAACAGGTCAGTGTCAGCGCGTAACTGAGCGCCGCAGCCCAAACCCAGGGTCGTTTTAAGCTCGATCCCAACGCGGGTAACTGGTTGGAGGCTTTTCCCATCAGCCAGATCAGCAACACCGGAATTGCAAAAAAGCTTCGGAATCCAGAAATTGCCATGGCATCGGTTTGAATGACTTTGATCCCAAGCCCACCGATACTCCAGATTGTGGCGGCAATTAATACAAAAAGAATGCCGCGAGAGCGCTCACTCATTGGTTTGTTCCTGAAAAATGATTTAAATTTGTTCTAACCAAACACAGACTTACACCATTTTGAAATAGTTCCGTCGTATAAGCAAGAAGCTAAACTATTGATAGAATTGTATTTCCCTCAGCCCTTAGCCCGATGCCCTCAGCCCTAAATGGCGCTACCCTATCTTCAATCCCCAGGAAAGTTCAACAATGTTTGGATCGGCTGCCACGCCGTCGTTGAACCTGTTGCTCAAAAAGAGACTGGATCACCTGCCAGGTCTCGAACGCGGCACCTGGATTGGCAGAAAGTTCTTTCCAAACCGCCTTCAGGTCAAAACAGGTATCAACATCATAATGCTCAGGCAAAAATCGAAGATTGAACCCAAACGATTGCGCCCGTTTCGCGACTGAAAACACAATTCGGTCGGTGCTCCAGGGCAGGTCGTGAAAAAAGGGATTGATCCGAACTGGGAGATTCGTGTTCGTATTGTTTTGAAACCCAATGAGATAATACCCGCCATCTTCAGACGGCCCGACCACCACATCTGCCTCGTCGAGCTTTGATAGCGCATCCATCACATAGCTGGCTGGGAGCGTTGGACTGTCGCTCCCAATGATGATGATGCGCTGGTATCCGCAGTTGAGAGCCTGTTGAATTGCCTGCGCCTGCCGGTGGCCAAGGTCGCCTTTATCTTGAGACAGAATCGCCGCTTCACTCAACCAATCTGGCAAGGCAAAGGGTGTCAGTTCGCCGGTAAATATTCCGTTCTTTGGCCACGGAGATGAAGTACACAACCAAAAATCAGCCGAGGTTTCCGCCTGAACAACCCGCAGGGTGTGGAGTGTATCAACCACAAACGCATGAAGCAATTGCCGACGTTGATGATCAGAACAACATCGGGCCAATCGGGTCTTAATCTCTGTTTCTCCAGGCGCCCGGCTCAAGAGAATCACAATCGCATCTGAGGTCATGGTGTTGAGGGTTTGGGGTTCGGGGTTCAGGGTTTCGGCGATGAGTTGACTGATCCCACTCAAGATGAAGACTGTGGAACTGGCGGGTACCACTCAACGTGGAGTATCTGGCCCTGAACCCTGAACCCTGAACCCTGGTGGTATGATATTTCCATCCGACTCCCTGACTACTGACTACTGACTGGTGTAAAAACAAATTGTCCGTGACGGTTGCCGGTTTGACTGGTGTTCATACACCAACCATCAATGCCAACAACCGTCACGGACATCAAAACAAAGGCACAATCGCGGTTAGAATCCCACGAGCGCCAAACTTATTCAGCGCACAACGATTTCCTTGGAAGGTGTGTTATTGACCAGGACACCGATTAAGCTCCCTGGTGTAATGCGCTGTTTTTTGGGTTTGCCTTTGATTGTGATCTTGGTTGATGACTCAATTGTCACCACGCTGCTGTTGATGGCGATTCCATTCACCAGCACCACGGTGGAACCGGCTTTGAAGCCCACCCCAGTCAGCGTCGCGCTTTTCTTTTCAAGCACAATATTGGTGACCTTCGGTTTGATATCAAAAGTTGAGGTGGTGATGGTCGCTTCAATTCCGTTCAAATCAACCAACGTCAAGGCCAGTTGCAATCTCAAGCCGGGTTCAAGGGTTGTGGTATCAAACATAAATTCCCGAACCGTTGCATCAAGATTTGGTGCAATCGGAACTGGAGTTCCATTGGCCAACAACGCCAGTCGTTGGGATTGAATTCCAGCGTTGTCCTGAGCCTGCCAACCCATCTGGAGCTTGTCGCCAATTTCCAAAAATTGCGGGAAGGTGGTCAGAAATATCGCCGTTGGTGGCTGCCGATCAGGAATGGTGAGCAATCCAGGAGATTGATCCTCACCTACATTTTGAGCTGCATCAAAGGACTGAACTTTGATCACACCCTGACTGGTAAAGATCGTGGTTGGAACCTTCCACTCAAATTCTGAAGTGGTTGGTGGAATACCGGCGGCAATCACGATGGGGAAGGTTTCTCCACCATTGGCTGACAGCAGCAAGTTGGTTTTGACCACCCCCCGATCATCACTGGCCTCCCATTTAATGGTCACCAGTGAATCAGGTTCCAATGTTTGAGCACCGGTAAACCCAAGCAGGATCACGCGTGGTGAGCGGGTATCATCCGACCCAATCCCAGTCAAGGCAATCGCCGATTCAGGAATGTTGACCGAATTGTTTGAAATCAAAAGCTTTCCTTTGACCTGTCCCACTCCCTTTGGTGTCCAGGTCAGCCGCAGGGTGATGGACTGAGGGCTTTCCAGGGTAAAGGGCGCGGTGCAGGGGGCGCTTTCCGGGCATGGTTCAAGCGCAAACCCCGACGCTTTGGCTTCATCGTCAAGCTTGATTTCACGAACTTGAAGCGGTGCCGCCCCCACGCTTTGCAGCGCGAGTTCAAATGGATCGCTCTTGCGTCCAACCCGTAACGTCCCGAAATTCACCAGGCTTGTCGAAAGTTCAAGTGCCGGGCGTGGCAATCCAGAAGTAAAGTTGCGAACAAAGCGTTCCCCATCAAAGGTACCCCATCCGGTCACCGGGTCAAACCCAGGGCCAGTCACATCTCCGGTGCTGCTTCCGACGAAGTTGTTCCCACTCAATATATCGCGGTACACCTCTGGTCCAGTCCCCGCAGCTTGCTGGATACCAAGATTGTAAAGCGGAAGGTTGACTGCCCCCAGCCCGCTTCCGCCGATTTGCTGATTGACCAGTGTAAAAATGGCCGCCCAGGCGGCGGCAGGGACGCCCGTTCCGGCATAGCAGGTTCGAATTCCATTCAGAATGACCACCAGATTTCCACCGGCGTGGAACGATACATCTGGAATAGCCCGTTTCCGGTTCGGCAAAATTGTCATGCGCGATTGATAGGCTGGTTTCTCAAATACCTGACTGGTGCCACCGCCGCTGGCCCCGGCATCATTATTCCAGGCAACTTCCGCGTCATAGCGGATGACTTTTCCTTCACTATCCCGAATCGGCAGCAATTCTGTTCCGCCAACCGCCGTTACATTTGGGCTCGTGGCTGGATAGAAAACTGAATTGCCATTGTTTCGACATCCATCCGAGCCGTTGTCGCCGCTGGCGACCACCCAGGTTTGTCCTTGAGCCGCCGCTTGCAGCAACAGTGCTTCCTGAGCCTGGATCGTGGCTGGCGATAATGCCTGTTCACAAATTCCTAAGCTGGTAGCCACCACTTTGGTATCCCGAAGCCGATCAACCACATACCCAATCGCAGCCGTGATATTGGTGGCGGTTACATCGCCACTTCCACTGGCGGCGACCTGTACTGCCTGAATCAACGCCTCGGGCGCCATCGCTGATAAATATTCAACTTCGGCCATCGCTCCGTTAAAGGCGGCGCCTGGTGTTCCAAGCCCGACAGAGTGAGGTTCAACCGCTCGGACCGGCAGGTTATAGCTCTGTTGAAACATGGCCAAATCAGTTGGGGCGACCGCACCGGCCATGACCAGCGCCACTTTCTGACCGTTGCCCTTGATACCGACATTGTAGAGTGGGCTCAGATTGTAAAGTGACCATAAGTCTTGTGGATAAAAGAGTTGGCGTAGATCACAGTTTTGGCCGTTGGTGCTGGCCTTGACCAACTGGCGCTCACTCTGCAGAGCGTGATAGACGTCAACACCATCCAATCCTTCAACCACACTCACATCACCAGCCAGATCCGCCGGTAATTGAGTCACAGCAACGCGTTGGCCAGCAGCCCGTGCCGCTTGAAAACCAGCCAGGGTCGGGGCAAACACTTTCCGGATGACCGATGCCGGCGCCTGACACACCAGCAACGACCGATCATTGATCCGATAGGCAATCTTGAGTCCAGCGGCTTTGGCCCAGGCTTCAACCCGGTCACAGCTTTCAGTCGTGGGGGCAAACCGCCGCCGAAACTCATCGTGTGTGAGCCAGCGTCGGTAAACGGCGGAACCTGGGGTTTGTTGTTGTTCGACCAGGGCCCGCAGGCCCGCTTCATCACGCAGTCGAACATGAATATTGACGGTGATCACCTCTTCGGTTTGAGGACCTTCCGCCCGAATACCCGTTGTCATAGCCAGCAACAGGCACAGCAATCCAAAAAAGAGTATAAAGCGTTTCATAGCCATCACTTTTAGTCCGGTAAATACCGCTTTCCTGGGCGGGGTTTTATTTTTTCAAGGCGCCAGTGCGCTGTGAATTTTGCTGGAAGGTTCCCCAGGGAACATTTTCTGGGCGATAGGCGCCGGGGAAATGAAACGCATACACGCGCTCAACCGCGGGGATGACGCCATCTATTTTGCCGTCTCCATCCAGATCCCCCAGTGCAAACCCTGACCAGAGATAAGGAACCAACCGTGGCCCAATAATCGCTTTTGGCCAGCCGGTATAAGATTTCCCGTCGCTATGAACCGCAAACAGGTAGTAATTGCGGTCGGTAAACGGCGTCAAACTTGAACCAGAAAATAGAATCTCCGGTTTGGCATCTCCGTCAATATCCCCAATCACCGGTTGCGAATAGGCAAAGGTCGAAGCCGCCACCACCGGAAATCCTGGCAGATAGCGGCCATCCGCCTGATAGACCACCAGTTGGTTGGCGGTTCTGACCACAATTTCAGGTTTTCCATCGCCGTTTAAATCAGCAACCGCTGGTGGCGCAACCAGGTGGGTGGTGTTTTCAACCATCTTTGGCCAACCAGCTATCGGTCGTCCATCGCCCCGGAAGGCATAAGTCTGAGGATTGGGAAATTCACCTTTGGGATCACGGCAGGCGACAAAATCGAGCTTGCCATCACCTGTTAAATCCGCAAGTGCCCCGACGTTCACAAAACTGGATTCAAAGTCATTTGGTCCCAGGGTAATTGGCCATCCGCGAATCAGTTTTCCCTGGTTTGAATAGGCAAGATAGGTCGTAAACACCGAAGCTGTATTACTTTGCGCCCGGGTGTACCCAACAATGATTTCCGGTGCGGAATCGCCTGTGATGTCGCCCACCATCGGCGAACAGGCCCCCAGGCCAATCACATTTTCCCCTTGCTGGACGGCCACCGGATAAATGGGGACTGAAAATCGAACTTGCCCGCTTCCATTGATCACAACCAGTTCGGGAGGATCGGCTTCGGTAAAACCACCGCCAATCGCCAGAATTTCAGGACGATTGTCGCCATCTATATCAGCCGCCGTGGGTGATGGGAGCGGAAAGGAGCTGATGGTGTTAAAGTTATTGAGTTGAACTGGGAAACCAGCCGCCGGTTCGCCTGAAACGTGGTAGGCGTAAATCACCGGCCCTGGATAATACCCGGCGGCAATGATTTCCGGGCGGCCATCACCATCCAGGTCGGCAATGGTTGGCGATCCCTGAACCAGTTGATTGACTGCTTTTGGCCAGGCATCGGAAATGGATTCGCCATTGGCATTCATGACATAAATCCGTCCATCCCCAAACACCGTCAGTCCCTCAACCACGACTTCCATTTTTCCATCGCCATTGAGGTCGGCCACGGCTGGGTTTGAAAGCGTGTAACCACCGAGTGGTGACGGCCATCCTTCGATCAATTCTTGATCTTGAATTAGAAAAATTGATGCCTGATCAATAAAAATTCCACCTGAGCGATTAAAGCCGATCAACCGAAACGTGTAGGTGCCACCTTCAGCATCAGTGGGGACTTTCCAGGTAGTAAGCTCTTTATTGACAGCCGGTTGCAGTGACGTCGCAAGCTGTGTCCAGGTGGTTGGTGATTCGCCAACCCCAACCTGGAGCAGATAGGACTCGAATTCGATCCCAGTCGCGGTTCCAGAAACAGGAATCTGGTCTGAATTGAAATAGATTTTATAAGGAGTAGGTGAGGTCAATTGGACAGCAACCGGATTTCCACGCTCCAGTTGGCGAATGGCTGAAGCGGCGCTAATTCGTCCATATCCAAGTTGCAGGGAGAATTTTTGGGTAATGGGCTGGCTGCTGAGATCGGTCGAACTTTTCAAAACCTGACGGACCTGCTGGTTGGTAAAATGCGGGAACCGAGAGCGAACCAACGCCGCGATTCCAGCCACGTGCGGCGCCGCCATGCTCGTGCCGTTCAACCGCAAATATTTCGTCCCATCAGAAGCAGTGACAATGTACTGGCGGCCTTCGGCTGAATCAACAATCGCCGCTCGCGAGGCTAAACAGGACAGCACGTCAAACCCAGGCGCCATCACATCCAGTTTGGGGCCAAAATTTGAAAAATTGGCAACGTTTTGATTTGGACCAATCGCACCAACCGTCACCACCGTTCCAATCTCAGCCGGAGTTACACTTTCGGTCGAAGTCTTACTATTCCCAGCCGAAACCACAACCACCACTCCGCGAGTCTCAGCCAGGGCACAGGCATCTTCCATCACGCGAGTCCGTGGTCCACCCAACGAACAATTGATCACATCCGCCCCATTTTGAGCGGCATATTCGACGCCTTTGGCAATTTCGAGCAACGTCCCGTATGGCAACTCATTCGGAAAAGCCTTGATCGCCATCAGTTTGGCCTCATAGGCGACACCGACCATACCAATACTGTTATTGCCGACTGCGGCGGCAATCCCAGCCACGTGTGTTCCATGTCCGTAACTGTCAAGCGGGTCATTGTCCTGATCATCTAACCGGTCCAGATCCGCTCCGGAAAAATCCCACCCCATAGCATCGTCTACAAATCCATTGCGGTCATCATCAACCCCATTGTTTGGGGTTTCTTTGGTATTTTTCCAAATATTGGCGGCCAGATCCGGGTGAGTATAATCAATCCCGGTATCCACCACGGCAATGACGATATCTTTTCCAGTTGACCGATCCCAGGCATCTAAAGCGCCCACATTTTTCAATCCCCACTGGTCATCATAACTCTGCTTCCAGGTCCCTCGGGAGCTGTAGTAAGGATCATTGGGCGCCTGGGCAAAGGTATAAGCACGCCAGTTGGGTTCGGCATACACACACAAACCACTTTGCTCAAGTTTGGCACAGGCGGCTTCGATATCGGTTTCCCGATCAACTTCAACCACCATGGTTTCAGCCAGGGCTTTCAAGTTACTGACCTGTAAGGTCGAGTCAATGGCCGTCACCCGCGCTTTCTGATTTGGAAATCGGGCGAGATCGGTTTGCAGAATGTCATTGAGCGTTTGCCCCGTGGCGAGTCGTTCGGCCAGATCTTCAAAGGCAGGGCGAACGACCTGCACCGGAATCTGTAGGGCTGCCAATCGGCTTTCAAACTCCAGTGCCCGTACTTTTGGGGCCACCTGGGACGCTGGCTTGAGCCGGACAATCAATTGACCGGGTTCATATTCTTTTGGAAGCGGCTGGCCTTCTGGAGTTGACCAGGCTTGAAGGCCACCATCGGGCGCGACTTCCTGGGTCCGTCGGCTTTTTGCAACACTGGCTTGTGGAGATTGTAAAAACCAAAACGTGGTTCCAACACAGGCCACGACCAGGAAAAAGGCACACAGCACCCGGTACCAATTTCTGGACCGGCCCCGGCGGCTCAGAGAAGCGGGTTGAGCAGGCTGAATTGTGGTGATCATGAAAAAAATAGACCTCGCAGGCAGAAAATGCTTAAACCTGGATGTAGTGCGCAGGAAGGAGGGGTAATTAACCTTTTCTTCGTCTTTTCGAGTATTTCGTGCGACGGCTTTCAAACTGGTATCAACAAAGAAAAAAATTAAACCTTGTCGAATCCTCCAGGCATTCAGTGTGGGGTGTGGATTGGAAGTGTATAATCAACGGGATCAGTATTTTAAATAAGAAAACGTGAATTTTTACTTGAAGTCACATCACTGTACCAGAAAACAGGGCTCCATGGAAAGAGCCTCTGGCGAACAGATTTCTGGTGAACAGATGGCTGAAATACAGGGTTAAGCCCGTCAAAGATACAAATTCCTGGGCAGAAGTACCAGTAAAATCTGAAAGCGGCGTCAAGCCGCCGCACTCCAAACCCTTAGCTTCGGCGGTGGACGTTCATTCCAGCCTGATCAATCGAAGTCACAATCATGGTGTCAATATTGACGTGGGTTGGTCGCGAAGCCGCGAAGATGACACATTCGGCGATATCTTCAGCCGTCAGGGGTGAAATCCCCGAATACACTTTGCTGGCCCGATCCGTGTCTCCTTTGAATCGAACCTGACTGAACTCGGTTTCAACCAGTCCTGGATCAATCGAAGTCACCCGAATTGGCTGCCCGAGCAACTCCTGTCGCAAGGCTTCAGAGATGGCGCGCAGGGCGTGCTTGGTTCCGGCATACACGCTACCGCCAGGGTAGGAAAGATGCCCGGCCAGCGAGCCAAGGTTGATAATGTGACCCGCTGCCTGTTTGGTCAGATGGGGTAACATCGCCCTGGTCACCCGCAAAACACCCATCACATTGGTATCAAGCATCGTCATCCAGTCTTCGTCTGAACCTTCGCTGACTTTGGCAATTCCAAGCGCCAGCCCGGCGTTATTGACCAGGATGTCAATCGTGCCAAACTCCACTACCGACGCTTCAACAAACGCCATGACGCTTTGGGTGGAGCACACATCGAGCGGGTGGGTAAATACCCGAACGTCATATCGTTCGTGGGCCTGATGAGCCAATTCTTTCATTTTGTCACATCGGCGGGCACCGAGCGCCAGGTGGGCGCCTTCGGCGGCAAACGCCAGGGCGGTGCTATATCCAATTCCGGAACTGGCACCGGTGATCATCACAACTTTGTTTTTCAAACGATGATGAATACTCATAAATGCTTTCAATCACGTGCTTTCAGAATAAGAATGTGGAAAACTGCACTCTGTCACAGTTTCGCGGTCGAGCAACTTTGAAGGCTTTGCAAACCAGCCTCACTCATACCATTTTGGAATCAAGTGGCTGTATTAGAAAATAATCAAGCTATTCAATTAAATGAACTTAGCGAACTACTGACTACTGACTACTGACTACTGACTGGTATAAGATACAAATCCAGGTCTCAAGAAACAACCTGACCTGGCATTTTCCAAACCATTTCATTTCTCTCCAAAGGAGTACTCCCAGGCCCTATGCACGAAGATCTCATCAGTTTGCTTCCCAAAACCGAGTTCACCCGGCGTGAATTTGTTGTGACCTCACTTGCCGCCGGCTTTGCCCTGGCCGTCCAACCGGTTTCAGCCCAGACCATTACCACTGACACCACGGGTCTCATTGCCGGTGAAGTCAAAATCCCGGTCAAAGACGGCGAAATGCCTGCCTATCGCGCCATGCCTGAAAAAGGTAAGGCATTTCCGGTCGTGCTGGTGGTTCAGGAAATTTTTGGCGTTCACGAACATATCCGCGACGTGTGCCGCCGGTTTGCCAAAGCTGGCTATCTGGCCGTGGCCCCCGAACTGTATGCCCGTCAGGGTGATGTCTCGAAATTGTCAAAC from Acidobacteriota bacterium harbors:
- a CDS encoding EamA family transporter; the protein is MSERSRGILFVLIAATIWSIGGLGIKVIQTDAMAISGFRSFFAIPVLLIWLMGKASNQLPALGSSLKRPWVWAAALSYALTLTCFVVATKLTTAANTILLQSMAPIYVALLSWPLLQERIRKLDWLAISGCLLGMLFFFRDQLSPAGFTGNIVAIIAGVGFAGITLFLRLDQLKMNQQHGPGHSAHVSAVVSVALGNILAALIGLPWMISSPPPTIAGWLVVVGLGMVQIALAYLFFTAGVARLTAIESTLLALVEPILNPIWVALGTGEIPSRSALIGGVMIVASVTIRGVLQSLQSSSKPNQT
- a CDS encoding SDR family NAD(P)-dependent oxidoreductase produces the protein MSIHHRLKNKVVMITGASSGIGYSTALAFAAEGAHLALGARRCDKMKELAHQAHERYDVRVFTHPLDVCSTQSVMAFVEASVVEFGTIDILVNNAGLALGIAKVSEGSDEDWMTMLDTNVMGVLRVTRAMLPHLTKQAAGHIINLGSLAGHLSYPGGSVYAGTKHALRAISEALRQELLGQPIRVTSIDPGLVETEFSQVRFKGDTDRASKVYSGISPLTAEDIAECVIFAASRPTHVNIDTMIVTSIDQAGMNVHRRS
- a CDS encoding TIGR04282 family arsenosugar biosynthesis glycosyltransferase, giving the protein MSGISQLIAETLNPEPQTLNTMTSDAIVILLSRAPGETEIKTRLARCCSDHQRRQLLHAFVVDTLHTLRVVQAETSADFWLCTSSPWPKNGIFTGELTPFALPDWLSEAAILSQDKGDLGHRQAQAIQQALNCGYQRIIIIGSDSPTLPASYVMDALSKLDEADVVVGPSEDGGYYLIGFQNNTNTNLPVRINPFFHDLPWSTDRIVFSVAKRAQSFGFNLRFLPEHYDVDTCFDLKAVWKELSANPGAAFETWQVIQSLFEQQVQRRRGSRSKHC
- a CDS encoding S8 family serine peptidase, producing MITTIQPAQPASLSRRGRSRNWYRVLCAFFLVVACVGTTFWFLQSPQASVAKSRRTQEVAPDGGLQAWSTPEGQPLPKEYEPGQLIVRLKPASQVAPKVRALEFESRLAALQIPVQVVRPAFEDLAERLATGQTLNDILQTDLARFPNQKARVTAIDSTLQVSNLKALAETMVVEVDRETDIEAACAKLEQSGLCVYAEPNWRAYTFAQAPNDPYYSSRGTWKQSYDDQWGLKNVGALDAWDRSTGKDIVIAVVDTGIDYTHPDLAANIWKNTKETPNNGVDDDRNGFVDDAMGWDFSGADLDRLDDQDNDPLDSYGHGTHVAGIAAAVGNNSIGMVGVAYEAKLMAIKAFPNELPYGTLLEIAKGVEYAAQNGADVINCSLGGPRTRVMEDACALAETRGVVVVVSAGNSKTSTESVTPAEIGTVVTVGAIGPNQNVANFSNFGPKLDVMAPGFDVLSCLASRAAIVDSAEGRQYIVTASDGTKYLRLNGTSMAAPHVAGIAALVRSRFPHFTNQQVRQVLKSSTDLSSQPITQKFSLQLGYGRISAASAIRQLERGNPVAVQLTSPTPYKIYFNSDQIPVSGTATGIEFESYLLQVGVGESPTTWTQLATSLQPAVNKELTTWKVPTDAEGGTYTFRLIGFNRSGGIFIDQASIFLIQDQELIEGWPSPLGGYTLSNPAVADLNGDGKMEVVVEGLTVFGDGRIYVMNANGESISDAWPKAVNQLVQGSPTIADLDGDGRPEIIAAGYYPGPVIYAYHVSGEPAAGFPVQLNNFNTISSFPLPSPTAADIDGDNRPEILAIGGGFTEADPPELVVINGSGQVRFSVPIYPVAVQQGENVIGLGACSPMVGDITGDSAPEIIVGYTRAQSNTASVFTTYLAYSNQGKLIRGWPITLGPNDFESSFVNVGALADLTGDGKLDFVACRDPKGEFPNPQTYAFRGDGRPIAGWPKMVENTTHLVAPPAVADLNGDGKPEIVVRTANQLVVYQADGRYLPGFPVVAASTFAYSQPVIGDIDGDAKPEILFSGSSLTPFTDRNYYLFAVHSDGKSYTGWPKAIIGPRLVPYLWSGFALGDLDGDGKIDGVIPAVERVYAFHFPGAYRPENVPWGTFQQNSQRTGALKK